In Persephonella sp., the DNA window TCCCTCAGCAACCATCTTCTCAAGATCTCTGTTTGTTGCTGCTATTATCCTGCATCTAACAGGAACTGTTTTTGTCCCTCCAAGTCTGTAAAACTCTTTTTCCTGAAGAACTCTTAGTAGCTTTGCCTGTGAGATGAGATCAAGCTCTCCAACCTCATCAAGAAAAAGGGTTCCTTCTCCTGCAAGCTCAATCTTTCCTTTTGCCTGTCCTACAGCTCCAGTATAAGCCCCTTTCTCATGACCGAAAAGCTCATTTTCAAAAAGCTCAACAGGGATTGCCGAACAGTTTACAGCAACAAAGGGCTGATCTTTTCTTTTTGACAATCTGTGTATAGCTTTTGCAACAAGCTCTTTTCCTGTTCCACTTTCTCCTTCTATAAGAACTGTTGATTCGCTTTTACTTACTATATCTATTTCTTTGAATAGGTCTCTCATAAGCTTAGACTTTCCTATAATCCCTGCAAATTCTTCGGCATATGCAAAATCCTTTTTTTCTCTTTTTTCAATAAGAAAGTTTATAATCTTGAGAAGATTTTCAGCATCTATTGGCTTTGCTATGTAATGGGATGCTCCTTTCTGTATAGCCTCAACAGCACCATTAATGGAACCGTAAGCTGTGATTATAACAAAGGGGGTTTCTTTGTCTTTTTTTCTGAAAGCTTCAAGGATCTGAATTCCATCCCCATCAGGAAGCCTGAAGTCGCTGAGAACAATGGAGTATCTGTCTGCAGACAAAAGATCAAGAGCTTCTGATTTTGTTTTTGCTGTTGTAACTTTAAATCCTTTGTCTTCAAGGAATTTTTTTATTACCTTAAGGATACTTTCCTCATCATCTATTAGTAATACCCTATGCATTATTAATAAACTCCTTTATTTTTTCACAATAATAGTTTATTCCTGTTTATGTAGATTGACAATTTTATATAAAGTTCATAATGTTATATTTCGTATAAAAATATATATTGTAGATTAAGGAGAAAAAATGAACAGGGCAGCAGGATTGTTAATATTTTTGTTTCTATTTTATTTTTCCTCATCTCAAGAAGTAGAAAAAGTCGTGATTGATTTCAGATCAGGAGATATAAACAGGTTTGAAAACTACATACTAAAAGGGCTTGCCCA includes these proteins:
- a CDS encoding sigma-54 dependent transcriptional regulator: MHRVLLIDDEESILKVIKKFLEDKGFKVTTAKTKSEALDLLSADRYSIVLSDFRLPDGDGIQILEAFRKKDKETPFVIITAYGSINGAVEAIQKGASHYIAKPIDAENLLKIINFLIEKREKKDFAYAEEFAGIIGKSKLMRDLFKEIDIVSKSESTVLIEGESGTGKELVAKAIHRLSKRKDQPFVAVNCSAIPVELFENELFGHEKGAYTGAVGQAKGKIELAGEGTLFLDEVGELDLISQAKLLRVLQEKEFYRLGGTKTVPVRCRIIAATNRDLEKMVAEGKFREDLFYRINVVHLKVPPLRERKEDIPILAKHFLKKYSELNEKNIIDIDQEAIEILMSYEWKGNVRELENAIERAVVMCQQDIILPEHLPPRITKEYKHSGRNDFSGETNLLELEKKVILKVLEETGWNQTKAAKKLGISRKQLRTKMKNFGLLQAS